A part of Fusarium oxysporum Fo47 chromosome III, complete sequence genomic DNA contains:
- a CDS encoding Alpha/Beta hydrolase protein has translation MADIAEDKSLGLTYASHQYGKHNRQKLGVWRFADRPAQTTGYWVVFIHGGAWRDPRNDENDFTESIKRIVISGAVAILDIAGFVSIDYRLSPHPDFPQESATVKHPDHLEDIWSALNYLQGKYELSNNYILVGHSAGATLAFQLLMSGDILASHPKGPLPIAIVGVSGIFDLVGLNDRHNGGYAGFIEAAFGDDKSAWEKASPARFGSSFKDNWASGKLAMLAWSAEDTLIDEPEIDNMASLLTEQGLKVEVNKHLRGEHDFVWQDGSQIARLVITTLHHLHRI, from the exons ATGGCCGATATTGCCGAAGACAAATCTCTGGGGCTCACTTATGCGTCTCACCAATACGGGAAACATAACCGTCAGAAACTAGGCGTATGGCGGTTTGCTGATCGTCCGGCCCAAACAACTGGTTATTGGGTGGT CTTCATCCATGGAGGTGCCTGGCGTGATCCTCGTAACGATGAGAACGATTTCACCGAGTCTATCAAGCGCATTGTCATCTCGGGTGCAGTCGCGATACTGGATATTGCTGGCTTTGTCAGTATCGACTACCGGCTATCACCTCATCCAGACTTCCCCCAAGAGTCTGCCACTGTAAAACACCCAGATCATTTAGAAGATATCTGGTCAGCTTTGAACTATCTACAAGGCAAGTACGAGCTGTCAAACAACTACATCCTGGTCGGTCACTCTGCCGGTGCAACACTCGCGTTCCAACTTCTCATGAGTGGGGACATTCTCGCCTCTCACCCCAAGGGACCCTTGCCCATTGCCATTGTTGGAGTATCAGGTATATTCGATCTTGTTGGGCTCAACGACAGGCACAACGGCGGGTATGCTGGCTTTATCGAAGCCGCATTTGGTGACGATAAGTCTGCCTGGGAGAAAGCCTCACCAGCTCGGTTTGGATCAAGCTTCAAAGACAACTGGGCAAGTGGGAAATTAGCAATGCTTGCATGGTCTGCTGAGGATACACTTATTGATGAGCCGGAGATTGATAATATGGCATCTCTGCTAACAGAGCAGGGACTCAAAGTGGAAGTTAATAAGCACCTCAGAGGCGAGCACGATTTTGTATGGCAAGACGGGAGCCAGATTGCTCGCCTAGTCATCACGACTCTTCATCACTTACACAGGATATGA